One stretch of Carassius gibelio isolate Cgi1373 ecotype wild population from Czech Republic chromosome B1, carGib1.2-hapl.c, whole genome shotgun sequence DNA includes these proteins:
- the as3mt gene encoding arsenite methyltransferase, with the protein MADGRTAASNTAVASVYNDVKEYYGKTLKKTSDLKSNACVPSAKPVPAYVRKVIAEIHPDVVAKYYGCGLVVPECLEGCSVLDLGCGSGRDCYMLSQLVGEKGRVTGIDMTEDQLEVARKYIDYHTQRFGYKKPNVNFVQGYIEALAEAGLEEKSYDIIISNCVVNLSPDKASVLREAYRVLKDGGELYFSDVYSDARIPEDLKANKVLWGECLSGALWWEDLIRLAEEVGFCKPRLVTASIITVSNKELEKLLGDHKFVSATYRLFKLPKGSEKKSCLVMYNGEMTGVEESFEFDAQYTFKVDKETWVDDDVASILSNSRFSGEFTFRHQGLKTSGSGECWAKPKAVSVNPFELLQQLGSASVAPSTGACCGDQKSCCQ; encoded by the exons ATGGCAGACGGACGTACAGCAGCCAG TAACACTGCAGTTGCAAGTGTCTACAATGACGTTAAG GAATACTATGGAAAGACACTGAAGAAGACATCTGATCTGAAAAGCAATGCCTGTGTCCCGTCTGCCAAGCCTGTTCCTGCATACGTGAGAAAAGTCATAGCTGAGATCCATCCAGATGTTGTTGCAAA GTACTATGGCTGTGGTCTGGTGGTCCCTGAGTGTCTGGAGGGCTGCAGCGTGCTTGATCTCGGCTGTGGGAGCGGACGAGACTGCTACATGCTCAGCCAGCTTGTAGGAGAGAAGGGACGTGTCACAGGCATCGACATGACTGAAGATCAG CTTGAGGTGGCTAGGAAATACATTGATTACCACACACAAAGATTTGGTTATAAAAAGCCAAACGTGAACTTTGTTCAAGGCTACATTGAGGCCTTGGCAGAGGCCGGTCTGGAGGAGAAGTCGTATGATATCATCAT CTCAAACTGTGTGGTGAACCTGTCACCAGATAAAGCCAGTGTCCTGAGGGAGGCTTACCGTGTATTGAAG GATGGAGGGGAACTGTACTTTAGTGATGTTTATAGTGATGCTAGAATCCCCGAAGACCTCAAGGCCAACAAAGTGTTATGGG GTGAATGTCTCAGTGGAGCATTATGGTGGGAAGACCTGATTCGACTGGCTGAAGAGGTTGGCTTCTGTAAACCCAGACTGGTTACTGCTAGTATCATCACTGTGAGCAACAAGGAACTAGAGAAACTGCTTG GTGACCACAAATTTGTGTCAGCCACATACCGGCTCTTCAAATTACCGAAAGGTTCAGAGAAGAAGTCCTGTCTGGTCATGTACAATGGAGAAATGACCGGTGTGGAGGAAAGCTTCGAGTTTGATGCCCAGTATACCTTTAAG GTAGATAAAGAGACATGGGTTGATGATGATGTGGCCAGCATCTTGAGCAACTCCAGATTTTCTGGAGAATTTACATTTCGGCATCAGGGGCTGAAAACCTCCGGCTCTGGAGAATGCTGGGCCAAACCCAAG